From Phycisphaerae bacterium, the proteins below share one genomic window:
- a CDS encoding radical SAM protein, with translation MIALPVMSVEEAIVATADAEESPAGPLIDGCGRVIDHLRLSVTGACDLRCAYCRPAGKAGYSALARALSDAQRVDLVRLLYEAHGLKQLRITGGEPLLHPTLAPLLSAIRSAAPNLEIAMTTNGQRLAQTARVLHRAGLDRLNVSLDTLAPERYRNLTGGELRPVLEGLESAVAEGFPAPKINVVALRGVNDDELARLAQWAFRRGFEIRFLEAMPIGPAANFNRAHCLLGSEIKKRLGADFELRPLPRQAGETAARFTAVSEFGEGIIGIIAPLSESFCSQCRRIRVTADGKLFPCLLDSRHVDLSSCWRSGAFQARRAMSLVCDVVNGKKQAGPLRQDTAMVSLGG, from the coding sequence ATGATCGCGCTACCCGTGATGTCCGTGGAAGAGGCGATCGTCGCGACCGCCGACGCGGAAGAGTCCCCCGCCGGTCCACTCATCGACGGCTGCGGTCGAGTCATCGATCACCTGCGCTTGTCGGTAACGGGCGCGTGCGATTTGCGGTGTGCCTATTGCCGGCCGGCCGGCAAAGCGGGGTACTCCGCGCTCGCCCGCGCGCTATCAGATGCTCAGCGGGTCGATTTGGTGCGACTGCTTTATGAAGCCCACGGATTGAAGCAATTGCGGATTACCGGCGGTGAGCCGCTCTTGCACCCTACGCTCGCTCCTTTGTTGTCGGCGATTCGCAGCGCGGCACCCAACCTGGAAATCGCCATGACAACCAATGGGCAACGCCTGGCACAAACTGCCCGTGTCCTCCACCGCGCGGGGCTCGACCGGTTGAATGTCTCGCTCGACACCTTGGCTCCCGAACGTTACCGCAATTTGACGGGTGGCGAATTGCGGCCCGTTCTCGAAGGTCTCGAATCCGCCGTGGCCGAAGGATTCCCGGCGCCGAAGATCAACGTGGTCGCGCTTCGCGGTGTTAATGACGACGAACTAGCCCGTCTCGCCCAGTGGGCCTTTCGCCGGGGATTCGAAATCCGCTTCCTCGAAGCCATGCCCATCGGGCCGGCGGCGAATTTCAACCGCGCACATTGTCTCTTGGGCAGCGAGATCAAAAAGAGACTCGGCGCGGACTTTGAACTGCGGCCGTTGCCCCGTCAGGCTGGTGAAACCGCCGCCCGGTTCACTGCCGTGAGCGAGTTTGGTGAAGGCATCATCGGCATCATCGCCCCGCTCAGCGAATCGTTCTGCAGCCAGTGTAGACGTATCCGAGTAACCGCCGACGGAAAGTTGTTCCCTTGCCTGTTGGATTCTCGCCACGTCGATTTGTCATCGTGTTGGCGAAGCGGCGCATTTCAGGCGCGCCGAGCAATGTCTCTTGTTTGCGACGTCGTCAACGGTAAGAAGCAAGCCGGCCCGTTGCGACAGGATACGGCCATGGTCTCATTGGGCGGCTAG
- a CDS encoding alginate export family protein codes for MSICVRLFAALTGFCVLANRATAQNSAPVPTSHPAETVKPTTTAPAALPGPKYLALRYNEDFSYLDGPPGSYKPDFFDPIKRIHLGPDWTLRLGGEARYRMESQTNLNFGFRHPTQDTYLLYRHLLHADLRYRDLFRVFFEGIDARVADRDLPQVPGMENTFDFEQLFADLRILGEQTPLTLRAGRQKLSYGKERLVGALDWMNEGRRFDGAKLFYTSSKLDIDFFWAKPVVFATKPFSNPWNTHINEGMNHKIDHWREEQQFYGTYASYKGIADHVVDLYFFGLNDDGFLTNANNRMGDLNIYTLGGRFGGASCGFDSDVEGAGQFGKWDGDEVHAWMVGSEGGYTFKDVPMTPRAGLGFDYATGDDTPRDNSHDTFHQLFPTGHAFLGYIDLVGRQNIIAPNVNFSFKPFKDVTVKAFYYHFWLDSNLDALYNAGGVPIRRNATGSSGNDVGDELDLTVNWQVDVHSSFLFGWSHFWPSNFINSSGFSRDADFLYLQYQFKF; via the coding sequence ATGTCGATCTGTGTTCGTCTATTTGCCGCGCTGACGGGCTTCTGCGTTCTTGCCAATCGAGCAACGGCACAGAACTCCGCTCCAGTCCCGACGAGTCATCCGGCAGAGACAGTAAAGCCGACGACAACCGCTCCGGCGGCGTTGCCCGGGCCGAAGTACCTCGCCCTGCGCTACAACGAGGATTTTTCTTACCTTGACGGACCGCCCGGCAGCTACAAGCCCGATTTCTTCGATCCGATCAAGCGCATCCACCTCGGTCCCGACTGGACGCTCCGGCTGGGCGGCGAGGCGCGGTATCGAATGGAGTCGCAGACGAACCTCAATTTCGGGTTCCGCCATCCCACGCAAGACACGTACCTTCTTTATCGCCACCTGTTGCACGCAGACCTGCGCTATCGCGACCTCTTTCGAGTTTTCTTCGAGGGGATCGACGCTCGCGTCGCCGACCGCGACCTGCCGCAGGTCCCGGGGATGGAGAACACATTCGACTTTGAACAGTTGTTTGCGGACCTGCGCATACTTGGCGAACAGACGCCGCTGACGCTGCGCGCCGGCCGTCAGAAACTGAGCTACGGAAAGGAACGACTCGTCGGCGCATTGGATTGGATGAACGAGGGGCGGCGGTTCGACGGCGCCAAGCTCTTTTACACCAGCTCAAAGCTCGACATCGACTTCTTCTGGGCCAAGCCGGTCGTGTTCGCGACCAAGCCGTTTTCCAACCCCTGGAACACGCACATCAACGAGGGCATGAACCACAAGATCGATCATTGGCGGGAAGAGCAGCAGTTCTACGGTACCTACGCGAGCTACAAGGGAATCGCCGACCACGTCGTGGACCTGTACTTTTTCGGTCTCAACGATGACGGGTTCCTTACCAACGCCAACAACCGGATGGGCGATTTGAATATCTACACCCTCGGCGGGAGATTCGGAGGAGCGAGTTGCGGCTTCGATTCTGACGTCGAGGGTGCGGGTCAGTTTGGCAAATGGGATGGCGATGAGGTGCACGCATGGATGGTAGGCAGCGAGGGCGGCTACACCTTCAAGGATGTGCCCATGACGCCGCGCGCGGGGCTCGGCTTCGATTACGCGACCGGCGACGACACGCCGCGCGACAACAGCCACGACACGTTTCACCAGCTTTTCCCCACCGGTCACGCCTTTTTGGGCTACATCGATCTCGTCGGGCGGCAGAACATCATCGCCCCCAACGTCAATTTCTCATTCAAGCCCTTCAAAGATGTGACCGTCAAGGCGTTTTACTACCACTTTTGGCTCGATTCGAACCTGGACGCCCTGTACAACGCGGGAGGGGTGCCAATCCGGCGTAATGCGACCGGATCGTCAGGCAATGACGTGGGCGACGAACTCGACCTCACGGTGAACTGGCAGGTCGACGTCCATTCTTCCTTCCTTTTCGGCTGGTCGCACTTCTGGCCGAGCAACTTCATCAACAGTTCGGGGTTCTCCCGCGACGCGGACTTTCTCTATTTGCAATACCAGTTCAAGTTCTGA
- a CDS encoding molecular chaperone TorD family protein: MSDPTNMPTQSESEAASRPAHEDTRTEYSVQCLARARCARFLAELFGVDDVGVFERLGDEALHRELSLAAGVLSIDEANLRPLFADRPPFDHILDARNRLLGHTVRSACPPYELEYGQAEVFQQSQRLADISGFYAAFGFETAGLIAERPDHVVAQWEFLFVLALREAQALADGRLEDAASCHSAQRSFLKDHAATWMPAFFERIRRAEPPPFFLAAANIADRVLSEWCAALAVPMGARWIELRPISEEDSTITCGAPGEGTVELGPTLAAAMAER, encoded by the coding sequence ATGTCCGACCCGACAAACATGCCAACTCAATCTGAGTCCGAAGCGGCGTCACGCCCCGCTCACGAAGACACACGCACTGAATACTCCGTGCAGTGCCTGGCGCGGGCGCGATGCGCCCGTTTCCTCGCGGAGCTTTTTGGAGTCGATGACGTCGGCGTGTTTGAGCGGCTCGGGGACGAGGCGCTCCATCGCGAACTCTCGTTGGCGGCCGGTGTATTGTCAATCGACGAGGCCAACCTCCGGCCACTCTTTGCCGATCGACCGCCCTTCGACCACATCCTCGACGCACGCAATCGGTTGCTCGGCCACACCGTTCGCTCGGCCTGCCCCCCCTATGAATTGGAGTACGGTCAGGCGGAGGTCTTTCAGCAAAGCCAGCGGCTCGCGGATATTTCCGGGTTTTATGCCGCGTTCGGATTCGAGACGGCCGGGCTGATCGCCGAACGCCCCGATCACGTGGTTGCGCAATGGGAGTTTCTCTTCGTCCTTGCGCTGCGGGAGGCGCAGGCGCTTGCCGACGGCCGACTGGAGGACGCGGCGAGTTGTCATTCGGCACAGCGCTCGTTTCTGAAGGACCATGCGGCGACGTGGATGCCGGCCTTTTTCGAGAGGATTCGTCGCGCCGAGCCGCCACCCTTCTTTCTGGCGGCGGCCAACATCGCCGATCGCGTTCTCAGTGAATGGTGCGCGGCACTGGCCGTTCCGATGGGGGCGCGCTGGATCGAATTGCGGCCGATCAGCGAAGAGGACAGCACGATCACGTGTGGCGCGCCCGGCGAGGGAACGGTCGAACTCGGCCCGACGCTTGCCGCGGCGATGGCGGAAAGGTAG
- a CDS encoding 4Fe-4S dicluster domain-containing protein codes for MPAVYNWQLGRAMNYPYAPAAPKEQFAFVININRCIGCQTCTMACKSTWTFSKGQENMWWTNVETKPYGGYPQHWDVKILDLLSQANPNGMSWDGAPNDDRRRPYGELKGKNIFESPEVIARNGQPNLVLGYLPTEEEWTAPNIHEDTPTGGRTRPMDFGSGEDATGDKKHKAWFYYLARLCNHCSYPACLAACPRNAIYKRPEDGIVLIDQKECRGYRKCVEACPYKKSMYRGTTRTSEKCIACYPRIEGTDPESDGVPMETRCMAACIGQVRMQGLVKVDPDNVWVEDRHNPLFYLIHVAKVALPLYPQFGTEPNGYYIPPRWVPTKYLEQMFGPCVQQAVERYRYPDRELLAVLQLFRRSNRIIARYEMKEGPKVYETTRDGKKFEMFNDTIIAFDRKNREIFRTQVEEPVHVRPDKHANSI; via the coding sequence ATGCCTGCTGTCTATAACTGGCAACTCGGTCGAGCGATGAATTATCCCTACGCCCCGGCGGCGCCAAAGGAGCAGTTCGCCTTCGTCATCAACATTAACCGCTGCATCGGGTGCCAGACCTGCACCATGGCCTGCAAAAGCACGTGGACGTTCTCCAAAGGCCAGGAGAACATGTGGTGGACCAATGTCGAGACGAAGCCCTACGGCGGATATCCCCAGCACTGGGACGTCAAGATCCTGGACCTGCTCAGCCAGGCCAATCCCAACGGGATGTCGTGGGACGGTGCGCCGAATGATGACCGCCGCCGACCCTATGGCGAACTCAAGGGCAAGAACATCTTCGAATCGCCGGAGGTGATCGCCCGAAACGGCCAACCCAATCTCGTTCTGGGTTATCTCCCCACGGAGGAGGAATGGACAGCGCCCAACATCCACGAAGACACACCCACGGGCGGCCGGACGCGCCCGATGGACTTCGGCAGCGGCGAGGATGCGACCGGCGACAAGAAGCACAAGGCGTGGTTCTATTACCTCGCCCGTCTTTGCAACCACTGTTCGTATCCCGCGTGTCTGGCGGCGTGCCCGCGCAACGCGATCTACAAGCGGCCGGAGGACGGCATTGTCCTGATCGACCAGAAGGAATGCCGCGGTTATCGCAAATGCGTCGAGGCCTGTCCGTACAAAAAGTCGATGTACCGCGGCACGACGCGGACGAGTGAGAAGTGCATCGCCTGCTATCCCCGCATCGAAGGGACCGACCCGGAGTCTGACGGCGTGCCGATGGAAACGCGCTGTATGGCGGCATGCATCGGTCAGGTCCGCATGCAGGGACTCGTCAAGGTCGATCCCGACAATGTGTGGGTCGAAGACCGGCACAATCCGCTGTTCTACTTGATTCACGTTGCTAAAGTGGCCCTGCCGCTCTACCCGCAATTCGGCACAGAGCCCAACGGCTATTACATCCCGCCCCGCTGGGTGCCCACGAAGTACCTCGAACAGATGTTCGGACCCTGCGTGCAGCAGGCCGTCGAGCGCTATCGCTATCCCGATCGCGAACTCCTGGCCGTGTTGCAGCTCTTCCGGCGCTCGAACCGCATCATCGCGCGGTATGAAATGAAGGAAGGGCCGAAGGTGTATGAGACGACGCGCGACGGCAAGAAGTTCGAGATGTTCAACGACACCATCATCGCCTTCGACCGAAAGAATCGCGAGATCTTCCGGACGCAGGTGGAGGAGCCGGTCCATGTCCGACCCGACAAACATGCCAACTCAATCTGA